The nucleotide window GAAGAACGAGCGTGGTTCGTCATTGGTTGGTATGCTTGTCGCGTTGGCTGTTATCGCAGTAATGGTTTCCGTGTTCTACATCTACAAGCCATTTAGCCAAACACCGGCTATCAACGTGAAGGGCAGCACGAAGCAAACTCAAGTTGGGCAAGCAATGGATAAGGGACGGGAAGGAAGTTGTGTAAATAACCTTTCCCAAATCAAAGCCGGTCTCGAGGTTATTAAGGTAGACGGTGATCTCCCGCCTGATCTAGATGGGCTGAAAAGGGCGCTTAAATTTCCTGATAGCATGTTCGTATGCCCTGTCAATGGGCAACCCTATAGCTACAATCCTCAAATCGGCGAGGTACACTGTCCAAACGGCCACGGGTAGTTATTGGGATAGAAGCAAGAAGCAAGAGCAGGCTAAAGAATGATCTAGCCAATTTCCCCCTTTCCAAGGGGGAATACAAAGGGGTCTTAGGGGGCCAGGGGGCGAAGCCCCCTACACGCCGTAGCTTTAGCGTAGGCGTGTCATTCCAAGCTTGTCGAGGTATCTTCCGTAAGACCCTTCGACTACGCTCAGGGTGACGTGCCTATGGCACGTAAAGCTACTGAAGCATCGAAATCTGATTAGATGCTAATTGAGAGAAAGAAATAATGTTTGAAAAGATACTTATTGCTAATAGGGGAGAGATCGCGGTTCGAGTGATACGGGCTTGCCGCGAAATGGGGATTAAGAGCGTTGCGATTTATTCGGAAGCAGACGCTAATTCGCTTCATGCGCGTTTGGCGGATGAGAGTGTTTGTGTCGGGCCTGGGCCTAATCAAGAAAGCTATATGAATATCGGTAACGTGCTTATGGCCGCGATGGTCACCGGCGCTGAGGCAATTCATCCTGGATATGCCTATTTCTCCGAGCAATCCCAGTTCGCTGAGGCATGCGCATCCTCCAACATCAAATTTATCGGCCCCTCCCCAAAGGCTATTGGGCTTATGGGCGAAAAGGCAAAGGCCCGTGAAGTGGTTTCGGTTGCAGGCGCGCCGGTTATTCCCGGAACTGATGGGGTTGTGCTCAACGAACAAGAGGCGGTCAAGGAAGCGAACAAGATTGGCTATCCGATTTTAGTGAAAGCATCGGCTGGTGGCGGTGGTCGCGGTATTCGTCGAGTCGATGCTGAAGAAGAGCTACCCAAAGCCCTTCGCTTAGCTCAACAAGAAGCCCTTTCATGCTTTGGTGATGGCGATGTCTATCTCGAAAAGTGCCTCGTTGATCCCCGCCATGTTGAAATTCAAATATTGGCCGATGAGCATGGCAATACAATCTATTTGGGAGAGCGTGAATGTTCGATCCAGAACATGCGTCACCAGAAAATAATCGAAGAGGCGCCTGCGGTTGGGATGACCCCTGAGCTTAGGAAACGTATGGGTGAAGCGGCTGTCAAAGCTGCCCGGGCGGTTAATTACGCGAATGCAGGCACTGTTGAATTTTTATTGGATTCAACCGGCGACTTCTATTTTCTGGAGATGAATACCCGGCTTCAAGTCGAGCATCCGGTTACGGAAATGGTTACCGGTCTTGACCTTGTGAAGTTGCAAATTAGAGTTGCTTTTGGTGAAATGCTTCCGCTTGTGCAGGAAGATATAAACCTCAATGGACATGCCATTGAGGTTCGAATCAATGCTGTTGACCCTGACAATGAGTTCGCGCCATCGGCTGGGAGAATTAATGAATGGATCGAGCCTGGTGGCCCCGGAATACGTATTGATTCTTATGTCTATGCAGGCTACGAAGTGCCGCCCTATTACGATGCGATGATCGCTAAAATGATCGTTCATGCCGAAGACCGACCGGCGGCGATTGCACGGCTAAGAAGAGCTTTGCGTGAGTTTGTTGTTACAGGGATTAAGACGAACCTACCGTTCCTCAGGCAGTTAGTTGAGGTTGAGGATTATATCCAAGGTAATCTCTCAACCGGTCTGGTGGGACGTCTTTTCAAGAATGGGAATAATGGAAGTATTGCGGTCAGGAGCTAGGTATGCCAATCCGATCGAGACGTGTTGCCCGAGAATGGATATTAAAAATCCTATATGAAATCGATATAGCGAAAAAGAATCCGCTTGAAGCTGTTGCAGATGAGATTGAAGAGGAGCCATTAGATAAAGATACCGCTGATTTTGTAAAGCAGTTGGTCGAAGGGGTTTCTCAGCATCGTGAGGAGTTGGATAAGAGAATAGCTTCACTATCTCATGAGTGGGCGCTTGATCGACAGCCTGTGGTTGATCGTAATATTCTTAGAATGTGCAGTTATGAAATCCTCTATTGTCCCGGTGTTCCACCTGCGGCGGCAATCAATGAAGCTGTTGAATTGGCAAAGAAATACAGCACTGCCGAATCGGGTCGGTTTGTAAATGGCGTTTTAGGGGCATTGCTTGATAGTCTCGCACCTGAAGAAAAAGCGCATCTCTAGCGCGTAAGGATTGAAGGAGCTTATGGAAACAAAGATACTCGATGGAACAACAACATCAAAAGTAATTCGCGAGCAGATAAAAGAACGCATCGCTAAATTGAATGCTAATGGAGTTTCAGTAACCCTTGCAGCGGTGCTCGTTGGCGATGACCCTGCTTCACATACCTATGTGAAGATGAAAACTCGTCAGTGTGAGGCTGTTGGTATAGGTTCGCAGACCTATATCCTACCGGCCAGCGCTACACAAGAAGAGGTTGAAACACTTGTCAAGCGTCTAAGCGATGATCCTGACGTGACCGGTATTCTCGTTCAACATCCGCTTCCGAAGGGGCTTGATGAGTATTCAGTACTGGCCGCCATCAGTCCCGCTAAAGACATCGATGGAATATCTCCCTTTTCACTGGGAGCGCTAGTGGCAAATAAAGTTGCTTTCGAAGCTGCCACACCTAAAGGTATTATTGCGCTGCTCGAGCATTATCAGCTTCCTATTGAAGGCCAACGCGTCGTCATCATTGGCCGTAGCGTCATTTTAGGCAAGCCTTTGGCATTAATGATGATGAACCGCCACGCCACTGTCACCGTTTGCCACACCCGCACCAAAGATATCAAAGCAATCTCACGTGAAGCTGATATTTTGGTCGTAGCTGCAGGTCGACCGGAGCTAGTGAATGCCGAATGGATCAAACCCGGCGCAGTAGTTATCGATGCTGGCTATAACAAAGTCGAAGGCCGCCAGGGTGACGTCGGTGACGTTGACTACGAATCCGCCAAGCAAGTCGCCAGTTGGATAACCCCCGTCCCCGGCGGAGTAGGCCCCATGACCATAGCCATGCTCCTCACCAACACTACCGACGCCGCCGAGCAAAAAACGATATAGGAATATCTGATGTGTAAGAGGGAGCTAAGAGGGTATTGCAGATCCCTCAACCCTCTCAATGGTAAAGGGGGACTTTACGTATCTCTTTTTAGATATATCCTGTCCTGAACTAACTAAACTTGAACTTAAGCTACGGTTGGCTTTGTGAAATATCGCACAATACTTATTATAGATAACAAAATAGATCGCATGGGATAGAACCTATTGACGGATGAGGGTGAAAAGGTGTAGGATTAAACAGCAAAGTAAGAATACTGACTTTGTGAGCTTGTATTATGAACACACTTATCGTTATTGGCGTTTTTACTGCGGTCGGAATCTTAATAGTCGCTGTGACATTAGGGTTATCCCATCTTCTAGCGCCGTATCGTCCAAACCCTACTAAAGGTGAGACTTACGAGTGCGGAGCTGAGACGTTTTCCGATGCTTGGCGGCAGGTAAACCTTCATTACTACCTCTTTGCCTTGCTCTTTGTTGTCTTTGATGTTGAAGCTGCGCTTCTTTACCCTGTTGCGTTATGCGCCAAGGGCGCCGGTTGGACGCCTGTGGTTGAGGTTGCGATGTTTATTGTTATTTTAGGGTTTGGCTTGCTTTACGCTTGGCGAAAGGGCGCATTAAAGTGGGAATAAAGGAGCGACTACAAGAGGGGGTTGTGAATGTACCTGGCGGATCTATACTCGTTGCAAAATTGAGTGATGTCGTTGGGTGGGCGCGAAAGTCCTCGATGTGGTCTTTGACTTTTGGTCTTTCATGCTGTGCCATTGAGATGATGGCTACTGCTGCTTCACGCTATGACCTCGACCGTTTCGGCGTAATGTTCCGAGCAACCCCTCGTCAGGCGGATGTGATGATAGTGGCCGGATGGGTTTCAGTAAAAATGGCCCCTTTCATCAAGAGGCTTTACGATCAAATGCCTGAACCGAAGTATGTGATCGCTATGGGGGGATGTGCCAGCGCCGGCGGTCCTTATCGCGATTCAATTACTATTGTTAAAGGCGTCGACCAGTTCATACCGGTCGATGTTTATATATACGGCTGCCCGCCTCGACCGGAGAACTTGATTCACGGCATCATCAAGTTGCAAGATCGGATACAAGAACAGCACAAATTTGAAAAGCAGGGCAAACCTATGCCGAAACCCGATCCGATTATCGTGCAGTAATTAATGTAATGAGTGAAGAAAAAACCAATCAACTAGTAGTGCTCCTGCAAAAGATGCAGGAAAAGCTAAAGCAACCGATAAGCGAACTTCAACAAGTAAGTGCAAACGAAGTTCGTGCCCGTGTCATTCCTGATGCATGGGCAAGTGTTGCGCTTTATCTACACGATGACCCCGACTGGCAGATGAACTATCCGGCTGATTTGACCGTATGGGACACCGGCGAGGAATTCGTGGTGATGGTCCGTTTGTGGTCTGACGTGACCAATGTGAACGTCTTGCTCTTTACTCATATTCCTCGAATTGGACCTACCATCTCTTCGCTATCCTCCATTTGGCCGGGACTGAATTGGCATGAGCGCGAGATGTTTGATATGTATGGAGTTATCTTTGAAGGCCATCCGAACCTGAAACGAATTCTGCTGCCGGATGATTGGCAGGGCTATCCGTTTAGAAAAGACTACGTGCCGGAGGAGAATGATAACCCACTGCATGGCCCGCAGCCGGTGAATTAGCATGAGCGTACCGGTTAATACAGACCAACAGACGATGACAACGATCGATATGATCACTCAGGGAATGGTGATCAACGTTGGCCCTCAGCACCCATCGACCCATGGCGTGCTGAGGCTAATTCTTGCGTTGGATGGCGAACAGATTGTTGCTTGCGAACCGGTTGTTGGGTATCTCCATCGCGGTCTTGAGAAGTTGATGGAGAAGCGCCAATACCGCCACAGTATTCCCTTTACCGATAGACTCGATTACTTGGCAGCATTATCTAACAACTTAGGCATCTGTCAGGCTATCGAGCGATTGGGCGATATTGAAGTGCCCGAACGGGCGCAATATATCCGCGTGCTATTAGTCGAACTAAATCGTATTGCAAGTCATTTAATCTTTCTGGGTACATTCGGCGCTGACTTGGGCGCTACAACGGTCTTGCTTTACTCCTTCCGCGAGCGTGAAATGGTGCTTGATCTGTTGGAAGAATGCACAGGTGCGCGTTTGACCTACAATTGGATTAGGGCGGGGGGGGTGCCGGATGATATCCCTGATGGATTTGGCGTAAAGGTATTGGATTTTATCAAACAGATGCGCAACAGGTTAGGTGAAAATCATATGCTTTTCACTAGAAACCGCATCTTCCGAACGCGAACAGTAGGCGTGGGTGTTTTGACCAAGAAAATGGCGTTGGCTTGGGGTATGAGTGGGCCATGCGCTAGGGCTTCTGGGGTCAACTATGATATTCGCAAAGTTGCTCCCTATGAGATTTATGACAGATTAGACTTTGATGTTCCTGTGTATGAAGCGGGCGATTCGCGTACTCGCTATCTGGTGCGGGTAGAAGAAATATATCAAAGCATGCGTATTATCGAGCAAGTTCTTAAGGAGATGCCCGATGGCCCCGTCCTTACTAAATTGCCTAAGGTCTTCAAACCGCCGGCAGGGGTGGCTTATTCGCGAATTGAAAGTCCGCGTGGTGAACTTAGTTTTGTGATGGTGAGTGACGGCACACCGAATCCGTTGCGAGTACATATCCGCGCTCCCTCTTTTGTGAATTTAAGTGTGTTGCCACGACTGCTAACCGGCGCTAAGGTTGCTGATCTTGTAGCTATACTTGGCAGCTTTGACCTTGTTTTGGGGGAGATAGACAGATGATGCAAATCATCATGAAGTTAATTCAGGAATATCCCCTCCTATGGACATTCGTTAAGGCCGTTATTTTAGGCTCATTCGTGCTGATGTGCCCGTTATTGCTGATTTGGATGGAACGCAAAGTTGCGGGAGCAATACAAAGCCGAGTTGGTCCTAAACATGTGGGACCACATGGGTTGTTGCAGTCGGTTGCCGATGCCCTTAAACTATTGATGAAAGAATCGACAGTCCCAACTCTGGCAGATAAGCGTATCTATTTCATCGCGCCTTATGTTGCCTATTTATCGACGCTGTTGACCTTCATGGTACTTCCTTTCAGCCCAACATGGGTTGCGCTGGATATGGATGTGGCCGTGCTCTTTGTTATTGGGGTATCGCTGTTTAATGCAGTTGCGATCATGATGGCAGGGTGGGCATCGAACAACAAATTTTCATTATTAGGCGGCCTTCGTGCGGTGGCTCAACTACTTGCCTATGAGATACCCATCGCGTTATCTGTACTATGCGTGGTGTTTTATACCGGTACGATGAGTCTGACAGAGATAGTTAAACAGCAACATCTACATGGCTGGAATGTGCTCCAAGCGCCGCTGGCGATCGCATCGCTCATTTACTTTATTTCTTCATTAGCGGAAGTCAACCGCACCCCATTTGACTTGCCGGAAGCCGAATCCGAGTTAGTTAGTGGGTTCAACACGGAGTATTCCGGGATGAGGTTCGGGCTTTTCTTTGTGGCGGAGTTCGCGAACACATTCTTTGTGGCTGCATTCGCGGCCGCTTTATTCTTTGGGGGATGGAGCGGGCCATACTTGCCGCCAATCGTGTGGTTCTTTTTGAAGGTGTTTGTGCTAGTCTTTATTCATATGTGGGTGCGTTGGACGCCTCCGCGTTTGCGCATCGACCAATTACTTAAATTTGCGTGGCAATTCATGGTGCCATTGAGCCTTTTGAACTTATTATTTGCGATTATGATGGTAGCTTTACGCTAAGGTGCTATTTAGATGAAGATGCTTCGTCGGGGAATCTATTTCATATGGGACTCGATAATTAGCAACATCCGCGGCTTGCGGGTGACGTTGCGCAATTTCGTGATGCGTAAAACGACCATATGTTATCCCTACGAACGACGAGAAATGCCTCCCAGATATCGGGGGCTTTTCTATTTGAAGTGGAATGAGGAGAAGCAGCGCCTAAATTGTATCGGCTGTACTCTCTGCGTCCAAGCTTGTCCAACGAATGTGATTTCGATGGTTAAACTGGGTAAGGGAACCCATGCAGGCGTGAGCGACTTTCGCATGGATTTAGGAAGATGCCTTTTCTGCAATTTATGCGTAGAAGCATGTCCCTTCGATGCAATTTATATGGGACCTAAATACGAATTAGCCAGTTCAAAACGCGATGCTTGTGTTTTCAACCTAGTGACATTAGCCCAAGGCGGAGAAGATTACGCCAAGAAGAATATAGAAACCATTACTAAGCTTTTATCACAAGAAGAGACAGTAAAACCAGCGTAGTAGCTGATAGCTTCCGAAACAGGGTGGGGGCAAAGCCCCTATACGTTGAAAATAAGTCGTTCTGGTCGTAGCGTGGAATCTGTCTGAAATGAACACGTCGCAATTTGTTAGGCTCGGAGGAGGTTGCTTCAGCACGAACATTCTCGCGATGACACGAAAATGAAGGACATCTGCAACGGCGCTGACGCTCTTTTACCGAAGCATCGGGATTGTCTGGAATACTGAATTCGCATGAGGCAATACGGAAAATATGGATCTAATAGAAGCGTTTTTATTCGCAACAGTAAGTTTTATGACACTCATCGGGGGATTGATGGTGGTGGGGTCGCGGAATCTTGTGCATGCAGGGTTCTGGCTCCTGCCTTTCTTTTTGGGAATTGGCGGATTTTATCTATTGATGAACATGGAGTTCCTGTTTGTGTTGCAACTGCTGATTTATGCGGGCGCGGTGATGGTGCTGGTGTTGTTTGCCCTGATGCTAACTAAGAATGTCATGAGTAAGAAACTGTCTCCAATCAACAAACTTTTCTATCCCGGTCTGGCGTCGGGGTTTGGGATGATTGTAATCCTGTCGATATTCGTCTGGAGAGCCTTAGGTTCATACAATCAGACAGTTCTACCTGTTGAGGGAGATATTATTCGTAACTTGGGCAAGATGCTGTTGACCGATTATGTGCTTCCGTTTGAATTAACTTCTGCACTGCTGTTGAGTGCGCTCTTAGGGGCGATATTCCTTGCACGAAAACCTGAAATAATGCAAGGAGGGCATAAACATTGACACCGCAAATACCAGTGCTTTCCCATATTCCACTTTATGTGATTGTGCTTATGAGCACGCTGCTTTTCGGCATGGGGCTTTATGGAATGATAGCGCGCCGTAATGCCATAGCCGTCCTGATGTCAGTGGAAGTGATGCTAAACGCCGCGAACCTTAACTTTGTTGCCTTCTGGAGATACCTTTATCCGCAATCACTCGAAGGGGCCGTTTTCGTGTTAGTCACGATTACTGTGGCGGCGGCTGAGGCTGCGGTGGGGTTGGCAGTGGTGCTTTCGGTCTATCGAACCCTTGGCACTATTAACGTTGATGAAGTGAGTGGGTTGAAGGGATAATATGGCGCAACTATTCTGGACAGCTCCAATATGGTGTGCAATCGCAGCGTTAATTACTGCTCTGTTTTTCGTGCCGCGTCGTAAGGCAACTTGGGTTGCGGCATTACCAACAGTGCTGGCTGTCTGTTGGAGCGCTGTTCTTGCCATCTTCGCTTGGCAGGCTAAAACACATAATTTAGATGTCCGCATCGATTGGTTGCGGATTGGTGATTGGACCGTAATGGTTGGCGCTCACCTGGATGGTTTGTCTGCCATGATGATGGTCATCGTAACCTCTGTCAGTCTGATGGTGCAGATTTACTCGATAGGTTATATGGCTGGCGATCCGGGCTTTGCGAAATATTTCTCATTCATGGGACTTTTCACTGCGGCTATGTTGGGGTTGGTGCTTGCCGATAACTTGCTGCTGCTTTATATGTGCTGGGAGTTGGTCGGCCTGTGTTCATACTTGCTAATCGGTTTTTGGTATCATAAGCCGGAAGCGGCAAGCGCGGCAAAGAAAGCGTTTATTGTCACACGGTTTGGTGATGTGGGCTTCCTGCTGGGCATGATTTTGATTTCTTTTGCAGCTAAGACCTTCGATATCGCTACAATTCAAGCACAAGTGCAGTCAGGTACATTAACCCCATTATTTGGCGCATTACCGGCTTTTGCGGGAGTGGTTGCGCTGCTCATTTTCTGTGGAGCAGCAGGGAAGAGCGCTCAGTTCCCGCTCCATATCTGGCTGCCAGATGCGATGGAAGGCCCAACTCCGGTTTCCGCCTTAATCCACGCCGCCACGATGGTTGCTGCCGGTGTGTTCCTTGTGGCACGGATGTTCTTTTTATTCGAAGTCTCTCCTTTAGCCCTTCAAGTGGTCACGATAATCGGTGCGCTCACAGCCTTTATGGGCGCAACAATCGCTTTGGTACAAACCGATATCAAGCGCATTCTCGCTTATTCTACTATCAGCCAACTAGGCTATATGATGATGGCCTTGGGCTTAGCAGATAAGGTTGCGGCGATGTTCCACCTGGGCACTCATGCTTACTTCAAGTCACTGCTCTTCCTAACGGCTGGAAGTGTTATTCATGCAGTGCATTCACAGGATATCAGTGAGCTTGGGGGGTTGGGGAAGAAGCTCAAGATTACGGCAGCAACGGCGCTTATCGGCGGCCTCGCATTAGCTGGGTTCCCTGGATTAAGCGGTTTCTGGAGTAAAGATGAGATATTGGCTGCGGCGCTTCATAGAGGTAATATGTTCGCCCTTGGAGCGGGATTACTTACAGCCTTATTAACCGCGTTCTATATGACTCGCTTCTGGGTGCTTACCTTTATGGGCAAGCCGCGTTCGGATAAAGCCGCTAACGCTCATGAATCACCGGCAGTAATGACTTTGCCTCTATTGGCCTTGGCTGTTGTGGCAGTAATCGGCGGATATGCAGCGCCATCGGTTAAGGAAGCACTCGCTCATGGTGAAGCGGGTTCATTGATGTCTTACCCATTGATGCTAACAGCGACGCTTATTTCCCTGATCGGCATCAGTGGAGGCTATTTGTTCTATCGAAATGGTTTGGCGCAGGGAGATCCGCTGCATAAGGCGCTTATCAAACCTGTCTATATCTTCTTTGAGCGCAAGTGGTTTATCGATGATTTCTTTACCCATTTCGTAGCTGCAGGAGTGCTTGTATTTGCGAGAGTGATTGCATGGATTGATCGGCACATCATTGATGGTACTGTGAACTTAATTGCAGGCTTGATGGGTATAGCAGGCAGTAAACTGAGGCTCCTGACAAATGGCCAGGCGCAATTTTATGCCTTTGTGCTGATAATCAGTATTCTTGCAACGATGTTGGTTATGCTCGAACAGTTGTCGCGCTAGGAGCGATCTTGGATGATTTATGCTTGAATGGATATTACAACATAGGTTAACACTGATAACACTCACCCCGCTTGTGGCGAGTGTTATAATGCTCGTGATTCCCCCCGAGCGTAAAACCCCAATGCGTCTTTTGGCAGCGTTGGCGGCGCTCATTACGGTCGCTTTATCTGTGTGGCTTTGTCTCTCATTCGACTTCAAGCATAGCGGTATTCAGTTCGAGGAGACCATTCAGTGGCTGCCGTCAATGGGTTCGAGTTTACACCTTGGTGTAGATGGCGTAAGCGTTACCCTCGTGTTACTTACCTCGATCATTATCTTAGCCGGTGTGTTTGCCTCATGGACTGTTACCAATCGCCCCAAAGAGTTCCTCTCGTTGTTGCTATTCCTGGTTAGCGGTGTGTTCGGCGTGTTTTGCTCGCTTGACTTGCTGTTCTTCTTCTTGTTCTACGAGATAGCCGTATTGCCGATGTACTTGCTAATAGGCATATGGGGAACAGGGCGCAAAGAGTATTCCGCAATGAAGCTCACCCTCTATCTGCTACTTGGCAGCGCATTCATATTAGTGGGGATAATGGCGGTCTATTTTCTCGGCCCTGTCAGAACGTTCGATTTGCCTTTACTCATTCAAACAACGCATTTTACGGCTATTCAACAGAAGACGATATTCTTATTATTCTATGTTGGATTTGGCATATTAGCGGCCATCTGGCCGCTACATACCTGGTCGCCGGATGGTCATGCCAGCGCGCCGACTGCTGTGAGTATGCTGCACGCCGGTGTATTGATGAAGCTGGGCGCATTCGGTGTCCTGCGGGTTGGCATGTGCCTATTGCCGGAAGGCGCGCACTATTGGGCGTGGCTTATCGGAGGGATTGCGGTTATCAACATCGTCTATGGTTCGTTGAGCGCTATGGGGCAGACCGACTTGAAGTATGTCATCGCTTATTCCAGCGTTAGCCACATGGGAGTGGTAATGCTGGGACTTGCGGGCGCAATAGGCCTAACCAACGCTACTCATCAGATGAATGCCATTAGCCTCACCGGTTCAACCATGCAGATGTTCTCGCATGGCATCATGACCGGCCTCTTCTTTGCGCTTGTGGGTTTAATTTATGAGAAGTCGCACACTCGGGACATTCGTGAGATGGGTGGGTTTGCCGAAAAGATGCCTGGGATAGCGGTCGCCTTTGTAATCGGCAGTTTAGCCTCATTCGGCCTACCTGGAACGAGTGGTTTTATTGCCGAACTCTTAAGCTTTTATGGCGTTTGGGGTACTTTCCCATGGATGACCTATATCGGTGTAGCCGGAATAGTCATTACCGCCGCCTATGTCTTAAGAGTAGTACAAAAAATATTCTTTGGCCCCCGTTCAGATAAAT belongs to bacterium and includes:
- a CDS encoding prepilin-type N-terminal cleavage/methylation domain-containing protein, with the protein product MKNERGSSLVGMLVALAVIAVMVSVFYIYKPFSQTPAINVKGSTKQTQVGQAMDKGREGSCVNNLSQIKAGLEVIKVDGDLPPDLDGLKRALKFPDSMFVCPVNGQPYSYNPQIGEVHCPNGHG
- the accC gene encoding acetyl-CoA carboxylase biotin carboxylase subunit, which produces MFEKILIANRGEIAVRVIRACREMGIKSVAIYSEADANSLHARLADESVCVGPGPNQESYMNIGNVLMAAMVTGAEAIHPGYAYFSEQSQFAEACASSNIKFIGPSPKAIGLMGEKAKAREVVSVAGAPVIPGTDGVVLNEQEAVKEANKIGYPILVKASAGGGGRGIRRVDAEEELPKALRLAQQEALSCFGDGDVYLEKCLVDPRHVEIQILADEHGNTIYLGERECSIQNMRHQKIIEEAPAVGMTPELRKRMGEAAVKAARAVNYANAGTVEFLLDSTGDFYFLEMNTRLQVEHPVTEMVTGLDLVKLQIRVAFGEMLPLVQEDINLNGHAIEVRINAVDPDNEFAPSAGRINEWIEPGGPGIRIDSYVYAGYEVPPYYDAMIAKMIVHAEDRPAAIARLRRALREFVVTGIKTNLPFLRQLVEVEDYIQGNLSTGLVGRLFKNGNNGSIAVRS
- the nusB gene encoding transcription antitermination factor NusB — protein: MPIRSRRVAREWILKILYEIDIAKKNPLEAVADEIEEEPLDKDTADFVKQLVEGVSQHREELDKRIASLSHEWALDRQPVVDRNILRMCSYEILYCPGVPPAAAINEAVELAKKYSTAESGRFVNGVLGALLDSLAPEEKAHL
- a CDS encoding bifunctional 5,10-methylenetetrahydrofolate dehydrogenase/5,10-methenyltetrahydrofolate cyclohydrolase codes for the protein METKILDGTTTSKVIREQIKERIAKLNANGVSVTLAAVLVGDDPASHTYVKMKTRQCEAVGIGSQTYILPASATQEEVETLVKRLSDDPDVTGILVQHPLPKGLDEYSVLAAISPAKDIDGISPFSLGALVANKVAFEAATPKGIIALLEHYQLPIEGQRVVIIGRSVILGKPLALMMMNRHATVTVCHTRTKDIKAISREADILVVAAGRPELVNAEWIKPGAVVIDAGYNKVEGRQGDVGDVDYESAKQVASWITPVPGGVGPMTIAMLLTNTTDAAEQKTI
- a CDS encoding NADH-quinone oxidoreductase subunit A, encoding MNTLIVIGVFTAVGILIVAVTLGLSHLLAPYRPNPTKGETYECGAETFSDAWRQVNLHYYLFALLFVVFDVEAALLYPVALCAKGAGWTPVVEVAMFIVILGFGLLYAWRKGALKWE
- a CDS encoding NADH-quinone oxidoreductase subunit B family protein gives rise to the protein MNVPGGSILVAKLSDVVGWARKSSMWSLTFGLSCCAIEMMATAASRYDLDRFGVMFRATPRQADVMIVAGWVSVKMAPFIKRLYDQMPEPKYVIAMGGCASAGGPYRDSITIVKGVDQFIPVDVYIYGCPPRPENLIHGIIKLQDRIQEQHKFEKQGKPMPKPDPIIVQ
- a CDS encoding NADH-quinone oxidoreductase subunit C; the encoded protein is MSEEKTNQLVVLLQKMQEKLKQPISELQQVSANEVRARVIPDAWASVALYLHDDPDWQMNYPADLTVWDTGEEFVVMVRLWSDVTNVNVLLFTHIPRIGPTISSLSSIWPGLNWHEREMFDMYGVIFEGHPNLKRILLPDDWQGYPFRKDYVPEENDNPLHGPQPVN
- a CDS encoding NADH-quinone oxidoreductase subunit D; its protein translation is MITQGMVINVGPQHPSTHGVLRLILALDGEQIVACEPVVGYLHRGLEKLMEKRQYRHSIPFTDRLDYLAALSNNLGICQAIERLGDIEVPERAQYIRVLLVELNRIASHLIFLGTFGADLGATTVLLYSFREREMVLDLLEECTGARLTYNWIRAGGVPDDIPDGFGVKVLDFIKQMRNRLGENHMLFTRNRIFRTRTVGVGVLTKKMALAWGMSGPCARASGVNYDIRKVAPYEIYDRLDFDVPVYEAGDSRTRYLVRVEEIYQSMRIIEQVLKEMPDGPVLTKLPKVFKPPAGVAYSRIESPRGELSFVMVSDGTPNPLRVHIRAPSFVNLSVLPRLLTGAKVADLVAILGSFDLVLGEIDR
- the nuoH gene encoding NADH-quinone oxidoreductase subunit NuoH is translated as MMQIIMKLIQEYPLLWTFVKAVILGSFVLMCPLLLIWMERKVAGAIQSRVGPKHVGPHGLLQSVADALKLLMKESTVPTLADKRIYFIAPYVAYLSTLLTFMVLPFSPTWVALDMDVAVLFVIGVSLFNAVAIMMAGWASNNKFSLLGGLRAVAQLLAYEIPIALSVLCVVFYTGTMSLTEIVKQQHLHGWNVLQAPLAIASLIYFISSLAEVNRTPFDLPEAESELVSGFNTEYSGMRFGLFFVAEFANTFFVAAFAAALFFGGWSGPYLPPIVWFFLKVFVLVFIHMWVRWTPPRLRIDQLLKFAWQFMVPLSLLNLLFAIMMVALR
- a CDS encoding NADH-quinone oxidoreductase subunit I; its protein translation is MKMLRRGIYFIWDSIISNIRGLRVTLRNFVMRKTTICYPYERREMPPRYRGLFYLKWNEEKQRLNCIGCTLCVQACPTNVISMVKLGKGTHAGVSDFRMDLGRCLFCNLCVEACPFDAIYMGPKYELASSKRDACVFNLVTLAQGGEDYAKKNIETITKLLSQEETVKPA
- a CDS encoding NADH-quinone oxidoreductase subunit J — encoded protein: MDLIEAFLFATVSFMTLIGGLMVVGSRNLVHAGFWLLPFFLGIGGFYLLMNMEFLFVLQLLIYAGAVMVLVLFALMLTKNVMSKKLSPINKLFYPGLASGFGMIVILSIFVWRALGSYNQTVLPVEGDIIRNLGKMLLTDYVLPFELTSALLLSALLGAIFLARKPEIMQGGHKH
- the nuoK gene encoding NADH-quinone oxidoreductase subunit NuoK, with the protein product MSTLLFGMGLYGMIARRNAIAVLMSVEVMLNAANLNFVAFWRYLYPQSLEGAVFVLVTITVAAAEAAVGLAVVLSVYRTLGTINVDEVSGLKG